The Brassica napus cultivar Da-Ae chromosome C1, Da-Ae, whole genome shotgun sequence DNA segment ctGTTAACgtacataaattttaatatcaaCGCCATATATGTAAGgatttaaagattttaaaaatataggagAACAGGAAGAACCAATGCCTAAAGGAATAAGGCTAAGGGCAGCTCTTCTTGTAAACATACGACCGGCTACTGGAATCCAGGCAAATTAACctcatttaatttttacaaaaaaaaaaacctcaattaatcacaaaatatataaatttcacatgtttatttattttatttaaaacaaaattttataaaagaacAGGATTTAGCTGACATAATGGCAAAGGGATCAAAGTGTACATGGGGAAATTGGATCGGCTACATAATCTTTCCGTTCTCTATTTCACTCTGCGATGACCCATTGGAACATCTCCGACGAGCCAAGTTCATAATCGACAGGAAGAAGAACTCGTTTGAAGCCCTGCTAACGTTCATTGTTGGTAATTTCATTCTAAAATCGTTTGGGGTTCAGGTACATTCTTCATTATATTTAGCTTAAAATTAACAGTGTTCAGATATTACTGTTCCATTAAATCTAACCAAAAAACCAACGAAGAATTGTTGAGTTGCTAACAGTTTAAGATAACCTAGTATGCGTCTAATGGATAAAAAGGTTAAAGTTTCAATAGGGAAATTGCTCTCCCAAAAGATTAATTTAACATACCTACAGATCCAGAAACTccatatctatctatctatatataaatatgttggtATGTGTTCTGCTTTGCCACGTGGAAAATCGTTCGCTGCAGAGGCGACACGTGTCCGTCACAACATTATTTGGGCTTCAGACTTATAAATTTTGGGCCTTATACAACTCTAATTTTTCAAGTCCGGTAACCCACAAAGTCCACCTCTGAACCAACAGCCGTAatcaattatatatagatagataacaaaaaaaatccacgTCATCGTAAACTACTTTACcacttaaattatttatcggtCTGTTTAGGCTCTATTATTTATGACTCTAAACTTTGATTTGGGTCTATACAATAATATCATTCTTACTATAGTCAACTAGCAAATgaaaaatagatttgattcaTCCGCCAATTTATATTTCTAAGTTAATATATGGTCAATAATTGTAtctcaattttaatttataaataaatagaatgaCGAGAGGTTTGAGATCAAACATTAAAATCGATGTGCCGTTAACCAGTACTACAAAGCTCTGCACACATGAAATTAGCCATATGTTTACCCATAACTGAAGAATCGAACCttaccaaataaaaaacaaaatcgaaactaaatcaaatttcataaatcatgtatatttctatatatcatgtattctatatttttctgaaactaaaatatcaaaaacaaacgAGAACCGAATCAAAATCAATAAGTATCtcaatttgaaatataatttacaaatctaaaaaattaaataaacttagTTTTACAGTAACAAATATCataaacttattatttataaactgaaCTATCCAAAATGAATTATATGAATACCATTTccctaaattatttaaaattatataaactacctGATAATTTATCCAAAAACTTAAATCACCAGTTTTTTTCCTGGCAAAAAacaatttatcaataaaatttactcaaattaaccaaaataatttgAAACGCCCGTAACCGAAAGAGACccgattttgtttttgatattagCTGGTTCCCCACTTTGTTTtccaaactaaacaaaaaaaaaaacaaaatatctgaacgagaattgaatcaaattttataaataaccgaacatatctTATATCtgtagaattaaaaaataaaataaaataaaccaaaacaattccaaaaaaaaaataattataaaaaagtataattcgaaaacataaaaaaatatgttttttatttaaataattatttgttatatatatatcaagaacaaggatataagagtcttttgccacttattgaaaatatatttttaaaaatgcccCTTTATTGATGGTAAAGATCAATAATGGTACCATGaatgtggtaaacatgaaatttcacCTATTATCTATTTaaagttaatattttcttttattatgtcaaattgaactaagaataataagaagatatatatacatatatatatatatatattatcatattattctgaattgttttttgttaattttgtattctctgaataaatagaataatgaaggatattgtcattttaattccaaaccaaaaatatttattaaaaataagggCACTCGCACCGGTTGAAATTCATCAGTctctaacaaatttaaaaatattaaaagctgaaaaagaagaaagagaaaggaTAAAAAAAAGAGTAAGAGTGGTACCTTTGGGAAGAGCTTTCATACATTTCTAAAGAATCGGTGAATACATGTGGTATCATTTTAgaggattttttattttaatttttaaaattattaataactaaattatgtacaaaaatagtaataaaaatattagtgaggTACTCTACTTGCTATTTTACCACCAATGATGCCCTAACAATGTGATCTCATAATTCTAttcattattgttttttataatatagttttcaATCCACCATGATTTTTAAAtgcttcataaaattaatataaatttatataaaacaatatttattattaacttcccgcccgtagggcggaccgatcctagttatttataaaaaaaatccaacaaaaaaaattcatatagtcatttaataaaaactccatcaaatcaaaataaactTAAAGCTGACCATTCATTTAATCCTGCTAGTTAGTATAAATGTATAATCCAgtctttcaaatatttaaatgaatGCAGAGGGCAGCAAATATACTAAAGAGAGCATTGTCAAACACAACGATGTCATTTTCAAACATGGTTGGTCCGATTGAAGAAATCAGCTTCTATGGCCATCCCGTCACGTACATGGCCCCAAGTGTGTATGGTCATCCCCATGTAAGCTTCTAGACCAGTATATTTCATGTTATCATTTTTTGTATTCAGTGATTAAGAGTTAATGATCTCATGACTTGTCTTTGATCAGGCATTGACGATGCATTTTCAAAGTTATATGAACAAGATGAAACCGGGGCATCTAATTCTGGTGGTTAAGGGTTCACAGCTGTGAGTACCGTCACCTGGGTTCGATTCCCGGCCACTGCGAAATTTAACATTCGGGTTGCAGCGACACAGATTAGTTCCTTGGGCCTGGGAAGCTTTTGGGGAAACtgtgtataattcaaaaaaaaaaaatatatgaacaaGATGACCGTTTCTTTAACAGTTGATCCAACAGCCATTAGTGATCCTCATCGGCTATGTGATGATTGGGAGGAATCTCTAAGAAGCATCAAAGCTGCTGTCCAAGAAAAAAGTTGTACTCATTAGATTGAGctatttcttcttttattttgagaaaaaaaaatacaaagaaagtataaaaatgaagaatttttatataaaaaatatgttgaaaTTTTTTCTAAAGGAATCAgagaatataatttattataaattatgtaaactaataaaaaacttacatgaATAATTCAACATAGTTCAGATAGAACAGTTAACCATAAAATCTTGGTAGAGCGGTTCAATGTGGTGCAACCGTGCAAGTAGTGATCAATATGATGTAAATACATCTAACATAATTCTCATATAATACATTATTTTCAGttatcaaaattttcatatatgatcctcatctttgatgaactcaTTCTACCCATTCTGCATCCATAAAACTCATTGATTTCTCTTAAttttaaccatcttctagaaaatgtcttTCTCTGCCTCTCCGGTTCCTCAAACCGGCGTTCCTGACATctgtcactcaaccttcgagtttCTCCGTCTTTGTCGTAGTAGTTAGAGCATAGCCGATAGCCTCCTCCGCATGTAaaattccctgaacttcaagaaaaaCAGTAACTTTCTGGGAATCATTGTTCTCTTCcttaatgaaaatataagttaatcttcgatctatcacacttatttaacataattgtttttaactgatttcataatttttttgttgaataatattgtttgcagattccgtgattcatgtGTTCATTCCCGCcagacgtgctaatcattacaggccatctttgaaagccggttccattgtgaaagtcgttcgttttgaggttgctaggtgctcaagcatgtacaagataactgatcatctattcctcattcgtttcatcccACCAACCATTATTGATAAAGCATCACAGGTACTCCTaagatcaatctccagtcatgattagactgttcgacaatttccaagtgattgcgaacacaaacctagaactctcaggtatattatcatattgcagctgggtttatattatgtttcgatatcataactgatatttaaactcgcagatgtggttgggaAAATCCGTTCTATCCAGGGCtctgacctcaccaaagaaaaaacTCGAGTCGTTATTCGTCTCCTCATTGGCCtataagaaacaatcaacataCAATTTCCTTCATATTActatctatattgtgctaatatcaatgattaaaaatatttcctacccaAGATCTGTGGTCGCCAATTTATCTCTcttacttatcaaactaatttcacacaaacctttattttacagctttaaagaaaccacaacaacccaaacaatcaaaacaccaaaaactagaatccccaaaaagacgaatcattaatgatcacctctttttttgtctaatcttacaaataaacttcaaaacaaatataccaaaccaatcacctCAATTAAAACTCAACGACATATACATCGaatcagctaaacaaatacaaactacacggacagctatttaacaatttacaaacttactttcgcatatgcttacgaagaagacgaagacgacaaccaataTCAGTGAAAtcacctaaacaaaaaaaagagtaagttacgaactctgataaatacaactaacaacgatttttgtttacatattactcatcaaataaaagagaaacaaatacACGCACACcaagagatacaagagacaatcccgacatacacaaaggcggcaacaacatctccacctgttcactcctcttgtcttatgaaaatagcttGCATGCACAATGTCAACATGCCAATGCAATTGTCtttttatgagaaatacataaattcgtttaaattAAGACCCAAATACTCAGAATTGTcacttattttatagttatttctacaagtcttcatgtatttgttttgaagctccggtaaaaacaacaagtttaaaataaaataaaacatagaacAAATATAATAAGGatagtaaaaattattatttaatacacacaacttacacaactaaactggggAAAAGATATCCAGAAACAAACAGTACTATCAAtaaccttaatataatttatgtactcgCAAGAGtacaaagaaacaaattaaaaagacaaacaaacaataaatcTCAGTGAATCAGCAAGCAACACTatgaactatatcaatcacattactaacatagtttagtccttcataagtggagaacaatgcaaatggaaatatagttgaggatgaagaaggatTAGTGGCCATTGCTACTAGTTATTTTAGGCAGATCTTTGAGTCTTCTAACCCAGAAGACATCGAGGAGGCGCTATCTGAAGTTCCTACGACGATCACTGGAACAATGAATGACAGCCTTACATCCCCGGTTTCCGAATGGGAGGTCAAATAAGCACTCTTTGCTATGCATCCAAAAAAGGCCCCGTGACCAAATGGGATGACTGCGCTTAGAAATTCTGGGACATAGTAAATGAGAATTTAACtcttatggttaataaattcCTCTTTGAGGGAACAATGGCGAATGGActgaatgatacaaatatatgtctcATCCCAAAACATCCCAAAGACGAGAAATCCTAATGAAATGGCTCAGTTTATACCCATCAGTTTGTGTAATGTCATCTATAAGATAAtctctaaggtcttatgccagagGTTAAAGAAAGTTCTACCAGGCTTGATATCGAAAACCCAGTTTACTTTTGTTGCAGGAAGACAAATATCGGACAATATTATGATTgctcaggaaatgtttcatgctctactgataccactcaaattaccctaaggagtgatttatactctctcaaataagaggccGAGTTGTattacttagggatcgaattcacagggagctagggaacctaaggattctaatatgatttgttaagcaaagatgttttaagagttttaaaagtaaattgcagttttatattgaacaagtgtttgttcaatagcagatttttggggttttgattcttaaaaaggaaatagctagacttagggtttttattcaggaaagttggaattataatcctatagatgcctaatgagttgcatgcgtgataatgtaaagctcaactatttgatcaacaagtctttcggCTCTTGCGGGCATTGACttgttgtctattaactagatctatgatctcaactctcgttatattgatctatagaaagtgtcgatcgatattccaatgggcgtatcgatcgataGACCTtttgcactgtcgatcgattattcaagtgtgatatcgatcgacgcgctctaaTCAAGTTTTATGCgcaggttgaatgaatgcttattaagctcactagatcagttctcgccttgctcatagcaagaaacatagctctattagaatgttttcaggatgagaattaaGTTActgcttttatcaatcaatccaagggcaggttctaggtagctaatctagacacatgcattaatgaacattcctaaagatgattatcacaactcagcaatctatagttggggctaatccctcctaacctatttaaaccctaaaatctaacaagagaactactcagacatggctaatcAATTCATAGCagcagttaagtataaaaacttcatagaataataatatagatatcaacggagttccaatcacaaattataactttggatattctctcctatctatcaataaaacaatgaaacacaaagaaagcacactttgtctctaacatggcggcaaagcttatataattagggtaaaaactcgtcaggggcaatcttgtaagatagtgaaatcttgggcttcaagttggctgtgaccaaacgggcttcctGCGcccttcgctgtcgatcgacaccatgtcttgtgtatcgatcgattctagctctccaatatcgaccgatagtcaatctcgatggtcatctcgggtgcttgctctaaatatctccaaaatggtccaaaatcatcacttatctccaaagcATTCATgatcatataaatataataaatagactctataataatataattattagtaaaaacacctataaactatggatgaaaatgggtcaaatccatagtctatcaactcccccagacttacccttttgtttgtcctcaagcaaaacaaacaggcagtatctctgaaagaggttttaaaaacagcagggactcacatgatttaaaacttagaatcatcacctctacatattgcaatccacatctaagaagtcctaatcacaaaagtacATCGTACCATATCCtaacttagcaaccaaattcatcaagccaacaacttagcataatcttgtctttcattctcctctaccaacctcattccttagcataaaataaaagtgaaggctttaccttgggagtatcgatcacatgattctaggattttcaaacaagtatctggacttGCAGGTATACATTAGTttatatcctctctctctactaatttttttctcttggtcaaagtctgcttatatgcaagatcattaaccaagattggacaggcttccatgaatcaagccttaaagGTGGTtaccaccaagtcatgttcacttctttttgacctatatcctaggattatttgtgaagcaagccttaatggttgtagccacaaattcctgttctaatcctttacctatgaaattcttatgaagcaagctataatggttgtagccaccaagtcctgttcgaattccttcctaataaatctctaatttaataacaattttttttttatatataatctatattcaaaaatagagagagaaatggtgataaatctatatacacaatgctttaccttccagacttgtttggaGAAtttgatcccatgtataccaagccccaagacaagcagttgtgtcaggtttagtgttggaggtcagctttggttccttcaaaacaatcttagcaagagtggatagttgacaggttgatccactttagtatctttagtactatctgcaatcagtaagtctagaatggtgttAAAGAGTAGTTAAATATCTAGGAAAAATCTATAAGTTCacaatccccttcttgactcaataataacttaatttgaaaTCATTTctaataagactaataagtaaataaatatcagtaaacctcccccagacttaaactacactttccccagtgtaaattcagtcggagttatggttaaaaataaatcataaggactcaatgtaacaagtaggaacgatataccagaccggaatagatgtCTACCAATGTAAGGATGTTGATGTCGGTCGACGCAGGTAAGGCAATGTCGGTCGACGCAGGTaaggcaatgtcgatcgatgtcgacttgTTCGCGTCGGTCGATACAgatggcaatcgtctactcggatctttttttatgtcctgcaataattaaaaaccaacataaatagtaaatcaataaaaacttaataaatattacctaatagtgggttgcctcccactcagcgctttgttatagtcatttagcttgactttggaggtgttttggctagtagtgttgagaactggaacttgttggaaaacaagtatcaatctcttctttgcgcttgttgaaccatgtaccagtgaagtctctcactTCCTCATCCCCTCTGTGGCATTTATCCTTCATTGCTGAAGTTGTGTTTTCAATCGTCTTTAATCTAtcaccaagactctcaaggttgaattGATGTCTGGTAAGTAcggcgtaagtgtcagctgagatctcttTTCCATGGTAATGTGTGTTGGACATGTCGGATGTCGTAtttggtactagccggcctcggtttgtatcactgtcgatcgatgttgaatggttggtgtcgatcgatttgtttttgcgtctgtcgatcgatattgatgcttctggtcgacgcgcaatgtaactctgaatctccaccaaaTCCCCTTGTATAGCTTCGACCTTAGAGGTCAATGCACTGATGGTAAGATCCATTTGGAAATGGATGTCATCATATTTCCCATCAAGCCTCTcctctgtagtttccagagctctatagatcccttctaccaactgatctacCTCTTTTCTCGTGTGgaaatctggttgagacttcattGTGTGTGGGCGTGGcggattggtgtcgatcgatgcggccaagcggttgtcgatcgatgcgtgatggtgtctgtcgatcgatggtgattgtctgctgtcgatcgatggtgattgtctgctgtcgatcgatggaggtcgAGCAATGTCGGTCGCGttctgaattctggctatgtcttgctttatctcctccatgcaagtgTTTAGCCAACTTAattcaatggatagtagacaccatcaagcttcatcaggaaggcttctttgttcttctcatgttcaccacagactccatagaacatctcattgatctcgtccgtGGTTGGTACCAACTTCgtctgtgtgaatgagctagcatgttcaggaagacatatgtaggctGATTCATCTCTTGAAGTTATTtcaagaagtcttctgatatccTTGCTGTAAACAGGAATGGTGtgtccatctagatctctggcAAATTCTCAATCATCtttgtagactccatactcatctttctcttcccaaTAGAATTTCCTGTTACCATAAAGGTCATAAGCTCTTTTTCCGAATTCTGGCTGTCTGGCGACCGTTGGGACGTCTATGGTTATCGATGGATGGGTTGTATGGCGAGATTGTTGTTTGAAGTTGTtttctatgccaccagctgtgtcatagaactcctttgtagTCTTCTGTTCTCGGTTGCTGCGTTGATGCATGAACAGATTGTCTGCTCCATTGGCTGTTTGAAGGATATCTGCGATATCTTCTCGAGATACGTGTAGTGTGCGGCCGTCTATAGCTTTTGCGTAGCCATtagggtccctgaaaataccaaattcgcctggagttagatactggttatctaatttatctttttcgcttacagtAGTTTTCGGTATtggatggttgtcgatcgacgtggTATTGTTGGTGTCAATCGATTGTTGAGGAAGCTTGTCGATTGATTTCTGGTgacgagtgtcgatcgatttctggtgacgagtgtcgatcgatcgagttctttcccaagcagcttctgcttgaatctgatctgtaTCATCACGCTTTTGCATGTTGAGCAGTTCCTCATCTGTGAAACTATCTTGTAGTTTATCTGCTCCTGGTGTGTAGGTTACTATTTTTACTGCAAAGCTCTCGTGGTGGTGTTCATCTCCCCAACTACCAATTGAGTAGTCTCCATCTCGCACACGGTTGAAATCAGTGTCGACCGATTTGTAGTAGgcagtgtcggtcgatgctcgctTTCGGCATCGTTGttgaggttgagtgtcgatcgatggcaagtTTGTCATGTCGAACGATggtgcattccttttccaagaggaatgatgtaagagtttatcttcctcatcaaagatggtTCTGTACTCAAGGGCTCGTTCCTCCTCGAAGTCTTCATCATACTCGTCCGTATGCATATTTTGTCTTGTGTAAGCGTCAATAGTGGGGTTGTAGTAATCATTCTCCCACTCATCTTGATACGTGTCGACCGATTTCTCTTTGTCAGCGTCGGTCGAATTCGTATGGtttgtgtcgatcgacgtaactggatgagtgtcgatcgattccgagtagtCAGATTCGTACTCGGTtccacagtggcaagctgcaatgatttatgcatcattgattcttctggagatcGTTTGTGTCTTCTTGACTGGGATAGGGTCGTAGTGGGCATTACGatcgatgagtgttagacaAAACTGGTTGTTttgcaagttgcatactgctcccactgttgacaagaaggctctcccaagtaatagagaagagttccagtttaatttgatgtccaagacatggaaatcaactggaactagggcattgccaatctgcacctctaggtctctcacaattcctcctgagttcttctggaacaatccacaaaagtgaacaattcctGCGAAAGCTCtacctgcagacccagatggtctgccataaccctaggtagaaTGCTGACTGATACTCCTGTGTagcacaaggcatgtgggaattcaataccctgCACTGTGCATGGTATTacaaattgcccaggatcactcttcttcttcaatgtaatccttctcctcatcttttctccagcttcacagaacattctccaagtgtcttcttctttctctctggtttctctgaagaacatccacaatctgtggctGTAATAAGCTTCTTCGAATGGCTTATgtagaggaatcctgaagactctcttttggaaattttccttttccttttcattagcctccctcttcagatgtttcgccactttttcctttcttctccttagggttcttccagtaGAAACCCTATCTTCTTCCATGGGATCATCTCCATCATATGAATGTGTCTTGATAGGCTCCGATGGTTGTTCTGAAGGTTTaggtttgggcctgagtgcgTTAAGTTGTGCTACATCTATCttcggcatctgcactcggtaggtAATAGGTGCACGTTGATCGATAGGTGgtgatggttgtcgatcgatattagcttctgaatgtcgatcgacgttgatgttggcatgtcgatcgattcggACATTGTCAGGGttgatgtgggtgttttgctgcgaactcctcgtgagttagaATCTTCCCGGTATTGAAGACACGGTTGACTCCGTAggcgttgtcgatcgatgttctggtactcctgtcgatcgatttgagTTGGTGTATGTTGATCGATGCTCGGTGtctagtgtcgatcgacaccaatgtgacccgccgaaactcatcaaactttctaccTCGAAATCGTCTTCTTGCAgtttctcttccttcaccacttgccaaaagtCATCCTCAAtaatggcattcacgtggtgcttcatcacatcatcccctactcCTCTTGTTGAAGCTTTCTGCCTCCTAATAGCATCTCCTGTCTGCACAACCTGTATCTCCATCTTCTCCACATGAGAGCTCAAAGTCTCATACTTTGTGTTCAGATTGGTGTAGACTGAAtatatcttcccattgaagtccataGTCATTCACTGAtgtgcctcaagaaccctatcgagcatctcttcaatcttgctctcttgagtaggcggcggtggcttctggtagtaggaacttccaaaattcatgttgttgttgtagctgttgttgtagggtttctggtactgcgaattttggttgaagttactccttttccataggagtttctgtttccaccatGGTTTCTTTGGAATCCAGCTCCACCAATGTAgtttacttcttcttcctctgctctaccctctacagcttctgcatcttcaacaaagTTGACCtgcttcttgagaagcttgtgaacactgtccagttttgccttcacctcatccatctgatcattcccaagaatggtggcagatctcttcctctcaaaatcagtgttcttggtgctgttgatggatgctaggttttcaatcaccTTGA contains these protein-coding regions:
- the LOC106383369 gene encoding wax ester synthase/diacylglycerol acyltransferase 5-like, coding for MAKGSKCTWGNWIGYIIFPFSISLCDDPLEHLRRAKFIIDRKKNSFEALLTFIVGNFILKSFGVQRAANILKRALSNTTMSFSNMVGPIEEISFYGHPVTYMAPSVYGHPHALTMHFQSYMNKMKPGHLILVVKGSQL